The Crocosphaera subtropica ATCC 51142 genome includes a window with the following:
- a CDS encoding DUF2267 domain-containing protein — protein sequence MAEQTQEKQKTFLEKVIEQSGLENDNDAQAATKVVFRIMRDLIPSDQIDEIEQQLHKEAPKANMEIADLWNDPNVMVAFFSRVSPFRQLPIGSNTFFLRLDQEAALPEGVEARNVTKAVFSALKDELPQQKSREIAQYLPDDIRQLWG from the coding sequence ATGGCAGAACAAACACAAGAAAAACAAAAAACATTTCTCGAAAAGGTTATCGAGCAAAGTGGACTAGAAAACGACAATGATGCTCAAGCTGCTACTAAAGTTGTTTTTCGGATTATGCGAGATTTAATTCCCTCGGATCAAATTGACGAAATAGAGCAACAACTCCATAAAGAAGCACCCAAAGCTAATATGGAGATAGCAGACTTATGGAACGATCCTAACGTTATGGTGGCGTTTTTTAGTCGTGTGAGTCCGTTTAGACAGCTACCCATTGGTTCAAACACTTTTTTCTTGAGACTTGACCAAGAAGCAGCCCTTCCCGAAGGAGTGGAAGCCAGAAATGTCACGAAAGCTGTCTTTTCAGCACTCAAAGACGAATTACCTCAGCAAAAATCTAGAGAAATTGCCCAATATTTACCCGATGATATTCGCCAACTTTGGGGATAA
- a CDS encoding bifunctional sterol desaturase/short chain dehydrogenase, whose product MVNHLTIAVILILSTILWVEIVRDCYHVLSHYWQPLYRLHGWHHKVFRPDLTPVSEAIYRKAHWYNDVPEALVMLTFSLIPGVICYYYTVPYSWLAWSGSLYTLTFLSGAIARGAGVPYIDELTDITHRPGDFTTLPNPWLVNRPYHWRHHFDNQKAYYCGTLMLVDKIMGTALSLKGKTVAVTGASGTLGLALLKELQLNGAKVVAFTSQNNKISLNFDQQNLPIKTLTWQVGKEIELIDEFRKIDILIINHGINVHERRDVEAILKSYEVNTFSGWRLMETFFKTVKTNKDKVCKEVWINTSEAEVNPAISPLYELSKRTWGDLITLRRLDAPCVVRKLILGPFKSNLNPIGVMSADWVAKQIIKGAKSDIRNIIVTINPITFIAFPIKEFCQSLYFKLFTKPSEK is encoded by the coding sequence ATGGTAAATCATCTGACGATTGCGGTTATCCTTATTTTAAGTACCATTCTCTGGGTGGAAATTGTTCGGGACTGTTATCATGTTCTTTCACACTATTGGCAACCTTTATACCGTCTTCATGGTTGGCATCATAAGGTATTTCGGCCAGACTTAACCCCTGTCAGTGAAGCAATTTATCGTAAAGCACACTGGTATAATGATGTGCCAGAAGCCTTGGTTATGCTAACCTTCAGCCTTATTCCTGGGGTTATCTGTTATTACTATACCGTTCCTTACAGTTGGTTAGCTTGGTCGGGTTCTCTGTATACTTTGACCTTTTTAAGTGGAGCGATCGCTCGTGGTGCAGGGGTTCCCTACATCGATGAGTTGACCGACATTACTCACCGTCCTGGTGATTTTACCACACTTCCTAACCCTTGGTTGGTTAATCGTCCTTATCATTGGCGACATCATTTTGATAATCAAAAGGCTTATTATTGTGGCACATTAATGTTAGTTGATAAGATCATGGGAACCGCTTTATCTCTGAAAGGAAAGACAGTTGCTGTTACTGGTGCATCGGGAACGTTAGGGTTAGCTTTATTAAAAGAATTACAGTTAAATGGGGCAAAAGTTGTTGCTTTTACCTCTCAAAATAATAAAATTAGTTTAAACTTTGATCAGCAAAATTTACCTATTAAAACTTTGACTTGGCAGGTCGGAAAAGAAATCGAATTGATTGATGAGTTTAGGAAAATTGATATTTTAATTATTAATCACGGCATAAATGTTCATGAAAGAAGAGACGTAGAAGCTATATTAAAGTCCTATGAAGTAAATACCTTTTCAGGGTGGCGGTTGATGGAAACATTTTTTAAAACGGTGAAAACGAATAAAGATAAAGTGTGTAAAGAAGTTTGGATTAACACATCAGAAGCAGAAGTCAACCCCGCTATTAGTCCTCTTTATGAACTCAGTAAAAGAACATGGGGAGACTTAATTACTTTGCGTCGTTTAGATGCGCCTTGTGTGGTGAGAAAGCTAATTTTAGGACCCTTTAAAAGTAATTTGAATCCTATTGGGGTAATGTCAGCAGATTGGGTAGCAAAACAAATTATTAAAGGAGCAAAATCAGATATTCGCAATATTATTGTTACCATTAATCCTATTACATTCATTGCTTTTCCTATTAAAGAATTTTGTCAAAGTTTATACTTTAAATTATTTACAAAACCATCAGAAAAATGA
- a CDS encoding GumC family protein produces the protein MAPPIVKRFAISFQQNYWLGFLTMVAGFGVSGIVALQPPPPPPAPTYTAFGQLTFTEPPPAFTTTGNELQAQGRGLSLNKNTLLSGRVLQNVMDKLELSPKEIQQIQEKTLAIELPETGKRGEVSSSIIRLQYTDKQSPTRATLILDAFMEEMVEHSRWLNTSELRSRIDALSKRLEQVKQDLTAAENRFYRYVSQQGSDLLAIQDGSLFSGITSSQQRQRELGLALQEIDGRINSLINQLGLTPKQAYASVALSADPILANLRAQILQIEQQLERLKLDLRPEHPTIEKLLKEKRVNETLFQQRAQELIGARDLAPIPLSQIRQDSSLDPSRQQLANELLALETRRAGLFKQLNSVIETEQKLREQYEKFPDKQLQQAKLVQEVEFQRIVYQNILTALVDAQAAEAETVGSLSEAVPATYRPSPPQRPQETNRLLIIAAGGGIGLVAGLGLILLLALIDDRLHTPQELRDSLTDREIPLLGQVPFIYSSLYREDLSPVLLEGDAADLSFYERVRSNLRRLGSDMSKVVMITSVSNEEGKSATAYNLAIASAQAGKRTLLVEGDLRSPSKAQWLEVTPDPDSNLEPLRFYHNRTDAVNLVPGIANLYVLPSPGPQRQAAAIIESSELRLLLKDARGRYDMVIIDTPSLSRCNDALLLEPLTDGLVLVTRPGTTRSSLLNEAIDQLSDAEVPVLGAVINGVEDLVAPTTDIPETDNNGNGNGHAQEIPIFEENPV, from the coding sequence ATGGCGCCCCCAATTGTTAAACGATTTGCTATTTCCTTTCAACAGAACTACTGGTTAGGATTTTTAACCATGGTAGCGGGTTTCGGAGTATCGGGAATAGTCGCCCTACAACCCCCACCCCCCCCACCAGCCCCTACCTATACAGCATTTGGACAATTGACCTTTACAGAACCTCCTCCTGCGTTTACCACCACAGGAAACGAGCTACAAGCCCAAGGAAGAGGACTATCTCTGAATAAAAATACACTCTTATCGGGGCGGGTGCTTCAGAATGTAATGGATAAACTCGAACTATCCCCTAAAGAAATTCAGCAAATACAAGAAAAAACCCTAGCGATAGAACTACCCGAAACAGGGAAAAGAGGTGAAGTTTCTTCTTCAATCATTAGACTACAATACACCGATAAACAATCCCCAACCCGTGCCACATTGATCCTAGATGCTTTCATGGAAGAGATGGTGGAACATAGTCGTTGGCTAAATACCTCTGAATTGAGAAGCCGTATAGATGCGCTTAGTAAACGACTTGAGCAAGTTAAACAAGACCTAACCGCAGCAGAAAACCGATTTTATCGTTATGTGTCTCAACAAGGTTCAGATTTATTAGCCATTCAAGATGGCAGTCTGTTTAGTGGGATCACCAGCAGTCAACAGAGACAACGGGAATTAGGGTTAGCCCTTCAAGAAATCGATGGTCGTATTAATAGTTTAATCAATCAACTGGGGTTAACACCCAAACAAGCTTATGCCTCGGTAGCCTTAAGTGCCGATCCTATCTTGGCTAACTTACGGGCGCAAATTCTGCAAATCGAACAACAACTAGAACGGCTCAAATTAGATTTACGACCCGAACACCCCACCATTGAAAAACTCCTCAAAGAAAAACGAGTCAACGAAACCCTCTTTCAACAAAGGGCGCAAGAATTAATCGGTGCTAGAGACTTAGCCCCCATTCCTCTCAGTCAAATTCGTCAAGATAGTAGCCTTGATCCCAGTCGCCAACAGTTAGCCAACGAACTCTTAGCCTTAGAAACCAGACGGGCTGGATTGTTCAAACAATTGAATTCAGTGATTGAAACAGAGCAAAAATTGCGTGAACAGTATGAAAAGTTTCCCGATAAGCAGTTACAACAAGCAAAACTGGTTCAAGAAGTAGAATTTCAACGGATTGTTTATCAAAATATCTTAACGGCTTTAGTGGATGCTCAAGCAGCCGAAGCAGAAACCGTGGGGAGTTTATCCGAGGCGGTTCCAGCAACTTATCGACCGAGTCCTCCCCAAAGACCCCAAGAAACCAATCGGTTACTGATTATTGCGGCCGGTGGCGGTATTGGTCTAGTGGCTGGGTTAGGCTTAATTCTGCTCTTGGCCTTAATCGACGATCGCCTACATACCCCTCAAGAATTACGAGACTCTCTCACCGACCGAGAAATTCCCCTTCTGGGACAAGTCCCATTTATCTATAGTTCTCTCTACCGAGAGGATCTCAGTCCCGTTCTCTTAGAAGGAGACGCAGCTGATTTAAGCTTCTACGAACGGGTTCGCAGTAACTTACGTCGCCTCGGTTCGGATATGTCAAAAGTGGTAATGATCACCAGTGTGAGTAACGAGGAAGGGAAAAGCGCAACCGCCTATAATTTAGCCATTGCCTCAGCCCAAGCAGGAAAACGCACCTTATTGGTAGAAGGGGATTTGCGATCGCCGTCTAAAGCCCAATGGTTAGAAGTCACCCCCGACCCCGACAGCAACCTAGAACCCTTACGGTTCTACCATAATCGCACCGATGCCGTTAACCTAGTGCCTGGGATTGCGAATTTATACGTTTTACCCAGTCCTGGCCCTCAACGTCAGGCAGCAGCTATTATTGAATCGAGTGAGTTGCGATTACTCTTAAAAGATGCTAGAGGCCGCTATGACATGGTGATTATTGACACCCCGTCCCTATCTCGGTGTAATGATGCTCTGTTATTAGAACCCTTAACCGATGGCTTAGTATTAGTCACAAGACCCGGAACCACCCGTTCGAGTCTGTTAAATGAAGCAATTGATCAACTCTCTGATGCTGAAGTTCCTGTTTTAGGGGCAGTGATTAATGGAGTAGAAGATTTAGTGGCACCAACGACAGATATTCCAGAGACAGACAATAACGGCAACGGCAACGGCCATGCCCAAGAAATTCCGATCTTTGAAGAAAATCCTGTTTAA
- a CDS encoding orange carotenoid protein N-terminal domain-containing protein, which translates to MALYTEIKSDFNKAVEIFDSFTTDDKLALLWFIYEKMGNSITPAAPNAAEPAIAGGLFEQVGEKSQEEQLEIMRDIVSRKDTEYSRQYGGFSANTKLAFWYFLAKGMVEGLIIPMPDQYDLGDAENEWLGSIESLEFNTQITVLRELADHMGIDPTANVSV; encoded by the coding sequence ATGGCACTTTATACAGAAATTAAATCAGATTTTAACAAAGCAGTAGAAATATTTGATAGTTTTACCACTGATGATAAGTTAGCCTTGTTATGGTTCATTTATGAAAAGATGGGCAACTCTATCACCCCTGCTGCCCCTAATGCTGCTGAACCAGCGATCGCCGGTGGATTATTTGAACAAGTTGGCGAAAAATCCCAAGAAGAACAGTTAGAAATTATGCGGGATATTGTCAGCCGTAAGGATACCGAATATAGCCGTCAATATGGTGGTTTCAGTGCTAATACTAAGTTAGCGTTTTGGTACTTTTTAGCTAAAGGAATGGTAGAAGGTTTGATTATTCCTATGCCTGATCAATATGACTTAGGTGATGCAGAAAATGAGTGGTTAGGTTCGATTGAATCTTTAGAATTTAATACACAAATTACGGTATTGCGTGAATTAGCTGATCATATGGGTATCGATCCCACGGCTAATGTGTCTGTATAA
- a CDS encoding Uma2 family endonuclease — MITTSNLSQQTEQNHEIIFPQGDFWSDEPPLETYLHLTQIILLLKSLEWLWQDREDYFAAGNLTIYYSPKQKTSEFFRGPDFFVVLGTPRNPNRKSWVVWEEDGKYPNVIIEILSDSTAETDRGEKKQIYQDTFRTPDYFWFDPYTLEFQGFTIISGTYQPIEPNDQGWLWSEQLQLYLGIYEEKLRYFTSEGELVPSPEEAASQAENKLIQERQQKELALQKIEQLQERLRQLGINPDET; from the coding sequence ATGATTACCACTTCAAACCTATCTCAACAAACAGAACAAAACCATGAGATAATTTTTCCTCAAGGAGATTTTTGGAGTGATGAACCCCCTTTGGAAACCTATTTGCATCTAACTCAAATTATCTTATTGCTGAAATCTTTGGAATGGTTGTGGCAAGATAGAGAGGATTATTTTGCAGCAGGAAACCTCACTATATATTATAGTCCTAAACAGAAAACATCAGAATTCTTTAGAGGACCCGACTTTTTTGTCGTGTTAGGAACCCCCAGAAACCCGAACCGAAAAAGTTGGGTAGTATGGGAAGAAGACGGTAAATATCCTAATGTAATTATTGAGATTTTATCCGATAGTACCGCAGAAACAGATAGAGGAGAAAAAAAACAAATCTATCAAGATACATTTAGAACACCAGATTATTTTTGGTTTGATCCCTATACATTAGAATTTCAAGGGTTTACTATTATTAGTGGAACATATCAACCCATTGAACCCAATGATCAAGGATGGTTATGGAGTGAACAGTTACAACTATATTTAGGGATTTATGAAGAGAAATTAAGATACTTTACATCAGAAGGAGAATTAGTCCCTAGTCCTGAAGAAGCAGCGAGTCAAGCTGAAAATAAACTGATTCAAGAAAGACAACAAAAAGAGTTAGCGTTGCAAAAAATTGAACAATTACAAGAAAGATTAAGACAATTAGGGATTAATCCTGATGAAACCTAA
- a CDS encoding gluconokinase, whose product MIYLIIGVSGSGKTTIGTALNQQLGYAFYDADDFHPPENIAKMSQGIPLNDSDRLPWLLAIKSVINENQKEDKNAVITCSALKQAYRDLLEQNTTDIIWIYLKGSYETFLKRLQHRSEHFMKENMLMSQFQILEEPENAMTIDVNLSVEEIVQTIINQTCAKIDSNRKPKDLF is encoded by the coding sequence ATGATTTATTTAATTATAGGAGTATCAGGATCAGGAAAGACAACCATAGGTACAGCATTAAATCAACAATTAGGCTATGCTTTCTATGACGCTGATGATTTTCACCCTCCAGAAAATATTGCTAAAATGAGTCAAGGAATACCCTTAAATGATAGCGATCGCTTACCTTGGTTACTGGCAATAAAATCGGTCATTAATGAAAATCAAAAAGAAGATAAAAATGCTGTCATTACTTGTTCTGCTTTAAAACAAGCTTACCGAGATTTATTAGAACAAAACACCACAGATATAATCTGGATTTATTTAAAAGGCAGTTACGAAACCTTTTTGAAAAGGTTACAACACCGATCAGAACATTTCATGAAAGAAAATATGTTAATGTCTCAATTTCAAATATTAGAAGAACCAGAAAATGCAATGACTATTGATGTTAATTTATCCGTTGAGGAAATTGTACAAACAATTATTAATCAAACTTGCGCTAAAATAGACAGTAATAGGAAGCCAAAAGATTTATTCTAA
- a CDS encoding sensor histidine kinase yields the protein MISNVKTSQDINLQRLEELQIHLWGKIQPHGVLFVIDESNLEILQTSSNTKQFFGITPKEIIKLTLDDIFDSFQIEQLKTGLESNNLDFINPTKLWARVDGDNYVIFDGIFHRNVEGFLILELEPAISQENIPFLSFYHLAKASITQLQTNANLTDFCQIIVKEVRKMTGFDRVMLYKFDEDDHGEVIAEDKLEQLDPYLGLHYPASDIPLPARRLFSSNYIRLIPDAKATGVDLFPKLHPLNDTALDLTHSILRSASPCHLEYLHNMGVGASLTISLIDEGKLWGIIACHHLTPKYVPYELRKACEFLGQVVFAEISAKEETKDYDYRMKLTAIQGRLVESMTQADTFIEGLIKSDQKLLELTSSQGVAVCVGDDYSLIGKTPKNEEVKYLLQWLKKEINEEVFSTPSLPNLYADARNFKDVGSGLLAIKISHRNYILWFRPEVIQTVNWGGDPSKAYEMENIDGNLKLCPRKSFELWKETVRLTSLSWKPVEIKAALGLKEAIVNIILRQADELAQLAHDLELSNAELKKFAYVASHDLQEPLNQVSNYVQLLEMRYDEALDEDAKEFINFAVEGVSLMQTLIDDVLAYSKVDMRDIEFQLTESETALEKAIANLRGRIAETNAIITHDPLPTVMADGTQLIQLFLNLLSNAIKFRKEVTPEIHIQAQRLEDEWLFSVQDNGMGIDPRFSDRIFIIFQRLHTRDEYPGTGMGLAICKKIMECHRGKIWVESQLGQGATFYFTIPVGGKQRDRKRGSTR from the coding sequence ATGATTAGTAATGTTAAAACCAGTCAAGACATTAATCTGCAAAGATTAGAAGAATTACAGATTCATTTATGGGGTAAAATTCAACCTCATGGAGTCTTATTTGTTATTGATGAGTCCAATCTCGAAATTTTGCAAACTAGTAGCAATACAAAACAATTTTTTGGCATTACGCCAAAAGAAATTATTAAGCTAACTTTAGATGATATTTTTGATAGTTTCCAAATTGAACAGTTGAAAACAGGATTAGAAAGTAATAACCTAGATTTTATTAATCCTACCAAACTTTGGGCAAGGGTTGATGGAGATAATTATGTCATTTTTGATGGAATTTTTCATCGTAATGTCGAAGGATTTTTGATTTTAGAGTTAGAACCAGCCATTTCTCAAGAAAACATCCCTTTTCTGAGTTTTTATCACTTAGCAAAAGCATCAATCACCCAGTTACAAACTAATGCGAACTTAACAGATTTTTGTCAAATTATTGTTAAAGAAGTTCGTAAAATGACTGGGTTTGATCGAGTCATGTTATATAAATTTGATGAAGATGATCATGGGGAAGTGATAGCAGAGGATAAACTAGAACAATTAGACCCCTATTTAGGTTTGCATTATCCTGCTTCTGATATTCCCTTACCTGCAAGAAGACTATTTAGTTCTAACTATATCCGTTTAATTCCCGACGCAAAAGCAACTGGAGTAGATTTATTTCCAAAGTTACATCCTCTCAATGATACAGCCTTAGATTTAACCCATTCTATCCTAAGAAGTGCCTCCCCTTGTCATCTCGAATATCTCCATAATATGGGAGTAGGTGCATCTTTAACCATCTCATTAATAGACGAAGGAAAATTATGGGGAATAATTGCTTGTCACCATTTAACCCCGAAATATGTACCCTACGAATTGAGAAAAGCTTGCGAATTTTTGGGACAAGTTGTTTTTGCTGAAATTTCGGCCAAAGAAGAAACAAAAGACTATGATTACCGCATGAAATTAACCGCTATTCAAGGAAGGTTAGTAGAGTCCATGACTCAAGCTGATACTTTCATAGAAGGGTTAATTAAAAGTGATCAAAAGTTGCTAGAATTAACCAGTTCCCAAGGGGTAGCGGTTTGTGTCGGAGATGACTATTCTTTAATAGGAAAAACCCCTAAAAATGAAGAGGTTAAATATTTACTACAATGGCTAAAGAAAGAAATTAATGAGGAAGTCTTTTCTACCCCATCTTTGCCTAATTTATACGCAGATGCACGGAACTTCAAAGATGTGGGCAGTGGGTTATTAGCTATTAAAATTTCTCACCGTAATTATATCTTATGGTTCCGTCCTGAAGTGATACAAACGGTTAATTGGGGAGGAGATCCGTCGAAAGCTTACGAAATGGAAAATATTGACGGAAATTTGAAGTTATGTCCCCGAAAATCCTTTGAATTGTGGAAAGAAACCGTCCGGTTAACTTCTTTATCCTGGAAACCGGTAGAAATTAAAGCAGCATTAGGATTAAAAGAAGCGATTGTTAACATTATTCTCCGACAAGCCGACGAATTAGCCCAATTAGCCCATGATTTGGAACTTTCTAACGCAGAATTGAAGAAATTTGCTTATGTAGCATCCCATGACTTACAAGAACCCTTGAACCAAGTCTCCAACTATGTGCAACTGTTAGAAATGCGCTACGATGAAGCATTAGATGAAGATGCCAAAGAATTTATCAATTTTGCTGTAGAAGGGGTCAGCTTGATGCAAACTCTGATAGATGATGTGTTAGCCTATTCTAAGGTGGATATGCGAGACATCGAGTTTCAACTCACAGAGTCTGAAACTGCACTAGAAAAAGCGATCGCTAATCTACGGGGACGCATTGCAGAAACCAATGCTATTATTACCCATGATCCTTTACCAACGGTCATGGCCGATGGGACACAATTAATACAATTGTTCCTTAATTTGCTGTCTAATGCGATTAAATTCCGCAAAGAAGTAACCCCAGAAATTCATATTCAAGCGCAACGGTTAGAAGATGAGTGGTTGTTTTCTGTTCAAGATAACGGGATGGGGATCGATCCACGGTTTAGCGATCGCATCTTTATTATCTTCCAACGGTTACACACCCGTGACGAATATCCCGGAACCGGAATGGGTTTGGCTATTTGTAAGAAAATAATGGAGTGTCATCGGGGTAAAATTTGGGTAGAGTCACAATTAGGTCAAGGTGCAACATTCTATTTCACCATACCAGTAGGAGGTAAACAACGTGATCGCAAGAGAGGGTCAACAAGATAA
- the yqeK gene encoding bis(5'-nucleosyl)-tetraphosphatase (symmetrical) YqeK encodes MREKIIDWLKSNVSEHRLQHIIGVEKMCEDLAIHHKIDHKKAAQAGLMHDLAKFFAPPKLLEMTKKEYNEIDSVCLSNPHLLHADVSAIVARDTFGVTDKDILDAIRNHTLGNPEMSDLSCIVFIADALEPNRGNTPELEKMRKISYKNLHKTVQKTCEYSLKYLIKNNKTIHPRAILTRNWALHKVKVKN; translated from the coding sequence ATGAGAGAAAAAATTATTGATTGGTTAAAAAGCAATGTTTCTGAACATCGTTTACAACACATTATAGGGGTTGAAAAGATGTGTGAAGACTTAGCGATTCATCATAAAATTGACCATAAAAAAGCTGCACAAGCAGGGTTAATGCATGATTTAGCCAAGTTTTTTGCGCCCCCGAAACTCTTAGAAATGACAAAAAAAGAATATAATGAAATTGATTCAGTCTGTCTATCAAATCCCCATCTATTGCACGCAGACGTAAGTGCAATCGTAGCTAGAGATACTTTTGGTGTAACGGATAAAGACATTTTAGATGCCATTCGTAATCATACTTTAGGGAATCCTGAGATGAGTGATCTCAGTTGTATTGTCTTTATTGCTGATGCGTTAGAACCCAATAGAGGGAATACACCAGAATTAGAAAAAATGCGTAAAATCAGTTATAAAAATCTTCATAAAACGGTACAAAAAACTTGTGAATATTCCCTAAAATATCTAATAAAAAATAATAAAACGATTCATCCTAGAGCTATTTTAACCCGTAATTGGGCATTACATAAAGTTAAAGTAAAAAATTAA
- a CDS encoding TrkA C-terminal domain-containing protein produces MAALASVLITVTVSLIITRIGTQALAMTGLSRPLALFQARSAFTGAGFTTSESEQVVDHPVRRRIIMWLMFLGNVGIVTVISSLVLTFISIGDNQGWVSRFFFLVIGLSTLWVVATNQWVDRIIEQLIAWALHRWTQLQIQDYANLLQLSGDYGVRELKVKKEDWLANQSLKKLNLFSEGVAVLGIYRCDGTYIGVPRGSTSIRPQDTLVIYGRLPDLEELDSRRTGILGEQAHERGVRKQKQVMEVQDKKDVQFS; encoded by the coding sequence GTGGCTGCCTTGGCTTCCGTGTTAATTACGGTAACGGTATCTTTAATTATTACTCGTATTGGGACTCAAGCCCTGGCTATGACAGGTTTATCTCGCCCCCTAGCCTTATTTCAAGCCCGTTCTGCCTTTACAGGGGCAGGGTTTACCACCTCCGAATCAGAACAAGTGGTAGACCATCCGGTTCGTCGTCGCATTATCATGTGGTTGATGTTTTTGGGAAATGTCGGAATTGTCACCGTAATTTCTTCGTTAGTCTTAACTTTTATTTCTATAGGAGACAACCAGGGTTGGGTAAGTCGTTTTTTCTTCTTAGTAATAGGACTATCAACCCTTTGGGTTGTAGCGACTAATCAATGGGTTGATCGTATCATTGAACAATTAATTGCTTGGGCGTTACACCGTTGGACTCAGTTGCAAATTCAAGATTATGCGAACCTCCTTCAATTATCGGGAGATTACGGCGTACGAGAGTTAAAAGTTAAAAAAGAAGATTGGCTGGCTAATCAAAGTCTTAAAAAACTCAATTTATTCTCTGAAGGGGTTGCAGTTTTGGGAATTTATCGATGTGATGGTACCTATATTGGAGTTCCACGGGGATCAACTTCTATTCGTCCTCAAGATACGTTAGTTATCTATGGACGTTTACCCGATTTAGAAGAACTAGATTCTCGTAGGACAGGAATTTTAGGAGAACAAGCCCACGAAAGAGGAGTTCGTAAGCAAAAACAAGTGATGGAAGTTCAAGATAAAAAAGACGTACAGTTTTCTTAA